AACGTTAATGACTCGACATTTTCCAAGATCAACTGCCTTTTCGGCTCTTCCCCTGTAGTGGGGTCTAAATAGACATAACTTAAACGTTCTAAGTGCGCATCTTTAACACGATACATTACCCGCTGTAACGATGAGCGTGGTAACTGTGATAATGGATTACGCCAACCACTGCGAACGAAAGCAATACCATCGTCATCACTATCAAACATAAATTTCCCAGACTGTAATGGCATTGCAGTCTGTTCATCATCACTACGATTATTACGCGCATTCATTTGTTGAAAATCACGTTCGACAATAACCATTGCTCGTTGTAATTGTTTTAATGCATTCCCACGTTCTGTCGAAATTTCATCGCTGCGTAATACACCTTGTAATACTTGATAAGCCCCCAGACTGAGTAAGGCAAAAATAGCGATCGCAATCATCATCTCGATCAATGTGAAGCCATTTTGTTTTATTGTCGGTTCTCGCATCATCTTAGCGCACCACATAGGTGAGTAAATGGCTAATCGTTGAGTCATACTTCTTATCTGTCGCCACTTCGACTGTCACCCCGACAAAATCATTGCTGTCTGTCGACTCTGCTTTATAACGCCAATACCAAGTTCGACCCGCTAATTCAGACTCACCTTTTCGCCATGACTTTCCAGGTATTGTTTTTGCTAATTTTAATTCAGTTAAAGTATTAGCAGCCACCCAATTAGCGAATGTTTTTTCTTCCAAATAGGCTAAACTGCTGAGATTTTCAGTCGCGACTTTCATCACTGCTAAACCAGCCGTGCCAAATACCGCCATCGCCACCATGACTTCTAATAATGTCATGCCAGCTTGCTTAAATAATGTTTTTTTTCCTAAACATGGTTTCATTAAAATCCATCCATCGTGGTATTAATCATTAATTTTCCATATTCATCAAATTGGACCTTGATACTACTGTCCCCAACATCCGCATCCATGTAGGTAAACGTCAACGTAAAATCGGTAATTTCACCGCTTGAATAAATAAACACATCCGGTTCGATACGTTCGTCTTTTTCATCACCTTCAAATAGCCCGCCATTATCCTCAAACAAACCATCATCATCAGCAAATAGCTTGCGATCACCTAACAAGCTGCCTTCCGCTTTCAGCCCAGCTAACTCAAGTGACATAAGCATGTCTTCTTGTAGCTCTTTTTTTACAAAAAACTTAGAATCATTAAATGCGGACCATTTATCATTGTCATCTAAATAAACAAATTGATAGTGCTGTTCTTCAATCACGATCCCCATTTCAATACTACTGAGTAAGGCTTCTTCTTCGGCCAGTTCTAGCACTCCGATAAAACGAGCAGCTTCTTTTTTGAGTTGCTTATCAGGGCCAGAAGAACTCATTGTCATGACAACACCGGTGACCATCATGCCCATTAAGAATATAACTAACATTATCTCTAATAGTGTAAAGCCAGATTCTTGATGAGTACGATTTTTCATTGTGTACCTTTGGTCATTGTTGATATGCGTTCTGATAGAGTAAGAATTAACATCGAATGCATTCAGTTGG
This Moritella sp. 5 DNA region includes the following protein-coding sequences:
- the gspJ gene encoding type II secretion system minor pseudopilin GspJ; protein product: MTQRLAIYSPMWCAKMMREPTIKQNGFTLIEMMIAIAIFALLSLGAYQVLQGVLRSDEISTERGNALKQLQRAMVIVERDFQQMNARNNRSDDEQTAMPLQSGKFMFDSDDDGIAFVRSGWRNPLSQLPRSSLQRVMYRVKDAHLERLSYVYLDPTTGEEPKRQLILENVESLTFEFYHKNKWNETWTNKTALPDGVKMTLTLKGFGEIQRLFLLPKATVDSGKDKDKDKDKGKGS
- the gspI gene encoding type II secretion system minor pseudopilin GspI, with the protein product MKPCLGKKTLFKQAGMTLLEVMVAMAVFGTAGLAVMKVATENLSSLAYLEEKTFANWVAANTLTELKLAKTIPGKSWRKGESELAGRTWYWRYKAESTDSNDFVGVTVEVATDKKYDSTISHLLTYVVR
- the gspH gene encoding type II secretion system minor pseudopilin GspH, with amino-acid sequence MKNRTHQESGFTLLEIMLVIFLMGMMVTGVVMTMSSSGPDKQLKKEAARFIGVLELAEEEALLSSIEMGIVIEEQHYQFVYLDDNDKWSAFNDSKFFVKKELQEDMLMSLELAGLKAEGSLLGDRKLFADDDGLFEDNGGLFEGDEKDERIEPDVFIYSSGEITDFTLTFTYMDADVGDSSIKVQFDEYGKLMINTTMDGF